Part of the Calditrichota bacterium genome, GGATCTTGTGATCATTCGTGACGGCGACAACATCAACCTTCACTGGAGCGCGGTGCCGCTTGCCGTCAGTTATTTGGTACAGAGAGCTGCATCCGAGAATGGGCCGTGGGCAACCATTGGATTGGCTTTCGGAACGACTTTCGTGCATACGGGACAAGCGGCGTCCTCAGACGAGCAGCTTTACTACCAAGTGATCGCGGTTAGTCCGTAGGACCCAAGAAACCAGAACTGGGGAGAGGGAACGGGGCGCGGCTCGCAAGAGTCCGCCCCGTTTCTGCTTGTTTTGGGTTTTCAAGCCTCGCACAGGGGCGCGAAATCGTTTGTAAGGCTATAAAAACAATGGGAATAAGAGGCAAAATCGGGGTTGACTCTGCGGGGGAATTTTCGTAGTATTTAGAGCTATAGGTGGCAAACAGTTATTTCGGACAGCGCACGCGCCGTCCGCATAGTATTAAGTCAGGAGATTGATCGTGGCGACAGCGACAGAGAAGAAGAAAGCCAGCCCGAACGGCGGCAAGGGCAAGACCAAAGTTTATCAGAATTTTATCGCCGGGAAGTGGTGCGACAGCTCGAACGGAGCAATTGTCGAAAACCGCAATCCGGCGATGTGGTCGGATTTGATTGGAACATTTCCGCACAGCACCAAGGAAGATGTGGACCGCGCGGTGAAGTCGGCGCAAAAGGGGTTTAAGAATTGGCGCTTGATTCCGCCTCCGCAGAAGGCGAAACTGTTCTTCCGTTTGGTGGAGATTTTGACCGAACGCAAAGAGCAGCTCGCGTTTGATATGACGCGCGAGATGGGCAAACCGATTTTTGAAACGCGCGGCGACGTGCAGGAAGCGATTGACACGGCGTGGTATGCCAGCGGCGAAGGCTATCGCATGTTCGGCAAGACCGTTCCGTCGGAACAGAACAACAAGTTCGCCATGACCGTGCGGATGCCGATCGGCGTGGCGGGATTGATCGCGCCGTGGAATTTCCCGATGGCGATTCCGTCGTGGAAAATTATTCCTGCGCTGATGTGCGGCAACACGGTCGTGTTCAAGCCCGCCGAATTGGTACCGCTGTCATCGCATAATTTCATTCAAGCGATTTTGGACGCGGGTTTCCCGCCGGAAATCATCAACCTCGTGCATGGGTCGGGCAAAGAAGTCGGCGCACATATGGTGACGCATCCCGATATTCCGCTGATTTCGTTTACCGGTTCATCGGCGGTGGGTCGCACGATTGGCCGCGACGCGAGCGGCATGCTGAAGCGCGTCTCGATGGAACTGGGCGGCAAGAACGCTCAGATCGTGATGAACGACGCCGATTTGGATCACGCGGTGGAGTGTGCGATCTGGGGCGGCTTCGGCACGACGGGTCAGCGCTGCACGGCGACGTCACGGGTGATTTGTGAAGAAGGCATTCACGATGCGTTCGTCGAGAAGTACAAGAAGGCCGCGAAGAAACTTAAGATCGGTTACGGCAACAACGCCGACGTGACGATGGGGCCTTGCGTGAGCGAGGGCCAACGCAAGACGGTGCTCGACTATGTCGAAGTCGGCAAGAAGGACGGCGCGGAACTCGTATTGGGCGGCAAGGCGCTGACCAAGGGTGATCATGCCGACGGATGGTTCATGGAGCCGACGATTTTCACGGGTGTGAAGCCGAACATGCGGATTGCGCAGGAAGAAATTTTCGGACCGGTGGTGTCGGTGCTGAAGGCCAAGAATTTCGACGACGCAATCAAGATCAGCAACGGAATCGACTACGGTCTGTCGAGCGCGGTGTTTACGAAGAACGTGGATCAGGCGTTCCGCGCGTTCCGCGACATCGAAGCCGGGATCACCTACGTCAACGCGGCAACAATCGGCGCCGAAGCGCACATGCCCTTCGGCGGCCTGAAAGCCACCGGCAACGGTCACCGCGAAGGCGGCTGGGAGGTCTACGAATTCTATTCAGAGACCAAGAGCTGCTACGTTGATTACTCGGGCAAGCTCCAAAGAGCGCAGATTGACGAATGAGTTCAGGTCACTGGCGGAGTATGCTGCTCCGCCAGTGATTCCGGATTCCGGCGGGGAACCGCTGCGCTAAATCCCCGCTCGGCGAATTTGAACAAATTGCAACCTATGCACTCCTTCCTCCAAAATCTCGTCAACTACAACACGTGGGCGAACAATGAAGTTGTTGAGTCGCTCAGGAGTTGTCCGGAAGTGCCGCGCGACGCGGTGATACGGCTGTCGCACATTCTGGAAAACAACTGGTATGTGCTGGACATTATTGACGAGCAGGATCTTTCTAAATGGGATGCGGACCGGGATTACACCATTGACGAGTGCATCGCCGAAATTCCGAAGATTGACGCGGCGTACAAAAAGCTGCTTGGCGAGTTAAAGGACGAACAGCTTGAGTACTCCGTGCGATTCACGGACGTCGCTGGACGGAATGTTGAGCGACGGATTTCGGAATTGATATTTCACACGTTCGATCATTGCAGTCACCATCGCGGGCAGATTGCGATGATTGTTCGCGAAGCGGGCGGCGAGCCTGCACAAACTTGGTATAACCGGTGGATTCGCGAGACGGGTCGCGGAAAGAACTCTTGAATTGGTTTGAGCCGATGGGTTGGATTTATCGTCCGCGTCATCTTTTGGGATGGGCAATTACACTTGCCGCCTGTGCGGCATGTGTTTGGGTCTTTCTCGCCGTAGATCGCAATTCGCACTCGGCGAGCGACACACTTATCGGAGTTTTTCCCTACGCCGCGCTGTTTATTATTATTTGGGGCTGGATTGCTTCAAAAACTTCACTTCGACAAGGGAGCTAAGCATGGATTTGATGGACCTGATGAAAGGCGCAGGCAGTATTCTCGGCGATCAAGGCAAGGACGTGAACGTCGGCGGTCTGGCCGGTTCGGTCTTAGGTATGATTCAGAATGATTCCGGTGGTGTCGGTGGACT contains:
- a CDS encoding aldehyde dehydrogenase family protein produces the protein MATATEKKKASPNGGKGKTKVYQNFIAGKWCDSSNGAIVENRNPAMWSDLIGTFPHSTKEDVDRAVKSAQKGFKNWRLIPPPQKAKLFFRLVEILTERKEQLAFDMTREMGKPIFETRGDVQEAIDTAWYASGEGYRMFGKTVPSEQNNKFAMTVRMPIGVAGLIAPWNFPMAIPSWKIIPALMCGNTVVFKPAELVPLSSHNFIQAILDAGFPPEIINLVHGSGKEVGAHMVTHPDIPLISFTGSSAVGRTIGRDASGMLKRVSMELGGKNAQIVMNDADLDHAVECAIWGGFGTTGQRCTATSRVICEEGIHDAFVEKYKKAAKKLKIGYGNNADVTMGPCVSEGQRKTVLDYVEVGKKDGAELVLGGKALTKGDHADGWFMEPTIFTGVKPNMRIAQEEIFGPVVSVLKAKNFDDAIKISNGIDYGLSSAVFTKNVDQAFRAFRDIEAGITYVNAATIGAEAHMPFGGLKATGNGHREGGWEVYEFYSETKSCYVDYSGKLQRAQIDE